The stretch of DNA GCCGGTTACGAAGGGCCTAGCGCCTCCGCGCCAGCCCGGTGAACACCGTCAGAGCGACGAGAACGCAGACGGTTGCGCCGGTCAACGCCGTCACCCCGACCGCGTCGGTGAACGCAGCCCGGGCGGAGGACAGCAGCTCGGCCGCCGGCGTGCCCGTCAGCCGCTGCACCACGCCGACCGCCCCACCGAGCGTCTCGTGCGCCGCGGCGGCATAGGTCGGTCCGACGCTGCTCGGCACCTCGACGCCCGCCCGGTACACCGCCGACAGCACGCTGCCGAGCACGGCCGTGCCGAGCACGGCGCCGATCTCGTACGCGGTCTCGGACACGGCCGACGCCGCGCCCGCCCGGTCCGGGGGAGCCGCGGAGAGGATGGCGTCGTTGGTGATCGTCTCCGACAGGCCGATCCCGGCCCCGACCAGCACGCTCGCCGCCAGCAGCACGGCCATCGACGGGCCGGTCCCCAGGAGCGTGCACAGCAGGTAGCCGGACGCCGCCAGCAACAGCCCGGTGGGCACCAGCGCCCGCAGCGGGAACCGCCTGCCGAGCTGGGATGCCGCCAGGCCGGCCAGCATCGTCACGACGAACCCGGGCAGCAGCACGAGCCCGGCGCTCATCGGCGTCAGGCCCTGCACGAGCACGAGGTACTGCGCTGAGAAGAACAGCAGGCCGGTGAGGGCGAACATCGTCGTCGCGTTGGCGAGCGCCGATAGCCGCAGCACCGGCGACGCGAACAGGGTGACGTCGAGCAGCGGCTCCTCACCCGCGGCCCGCCGGGCCTCGGCGCGGCGCACGAATAGCACGCCGGAGCCGGCCGCGACGAGCAGCGCGAGCGCGGCCACCGGCGTGAAGCCGTCGTGGGCGACGAGCTTCACCGCGAGCACCGCGGGCGCCATCGCGAGCAGGGAGAGCAGCACGCCGAGCGGGTCGAGCCGGCCGGGATTCGGCATGCGCGACTCCGGGAGCAGCACCGGCGCGAGCACGAGCAGTACCAGCATCACCGGCACGTTCACCAGGAACACAGAGCCCCACCAGAAGTGCTCCAGCAGCAGCCCGCCCACGATCGGGCCGAGCGCGGAACCGGCCGCGAACCCGGTCGCCCAGATCGCGACCGCGAGCCGGCGCTGGGCGCGGTCGAGGAAGAGCGTGCGCAGCAGGGCGAGCGTGGCGGGCATCAGCATGGCGCCGAAGAACCCGAGCAGGGCCCTGGCCGCCACCAGGTGCGTCGCGTCCGTCGCGAACGCCGCGACGAGCGAGACCGCGCCGAACCCCGCCACGCCGACCATCAGCGTGCGACGCCTGCCGACCCGGTCGCCGAGCGTGCCCATCGTCACCAGCAGGCCGGCCAGCACGAGCGGGTAGACGTCCACGACCCACAGCAGCTGCGTCGCGGACGGCGCGAGCGCGGCGCTGATCGCCGGCAGGGCGAAGCCGAGCACGGTGTTGTCGATCGTGACCAGCAGCGTCGGCAGGAGCAGCACGGCAAGTGCGGCCCACTCGCGGCGGCCGGCGCGCGCGGGCGGGGCTGGGCGATGGGCGGTGACGGTCAACGGACCCCTTCCTGAATCGATGTCTGTACCGTCTAGACGGTACAGATCGCCTGGTGATTCCCCCACGTGGTGAATGCCACCGGCGCGCCTAGACTCGCCGCGTGCCGAGCGCCCGCGACCGCGTGCTGGACGCCTACGAGACCCTGCTGATCGAGCACGGCGGCGCGGCCGTCACGCTCGACGCCGTCGCAGCGGCCGCGGGTGTGTCCAAGGGCGGGCTGCTCTACCACTTCGCCTCGAAGGAGGCCCTGGCCGCCGGTCTGCTCGACCGGCTACGGGACCGCAGCGCCGCCGACGCCGAGGCGATCCGCAACGCGCCCGACGGCGCCGTCGCCTACTACGTCCGCACCTCCGCCCCCGGCGGCGCGGCGCCCGGCGGCCTCACCCGCACCTACCTCGCGGTTCTCCGCCTGGCCGACAGCACGACGGCCGGGCAGGCCGTGCGGGACGCGCTCGCGCGGGTCGACGCCGACGGGTTCGCCGCCCTGCTCGACGAGCTGCACGACCCGGTGCTCGCCTGGCTCGCCCAGCTCGTCGGCGACGGGCTCTACCTGCGCACGTTGACGGGCACCCCGCTGCCCCCGGACCTGAGCGTCGACGACCTCCTGGCCCGGATGCGCCAGTACGCACCGCCCCCGGCGTAGCTCGGTGGCCACGGATCTCCTCGTTCGGGTGAAGGGCCGGACACAGGCGACGTAGACTCCCCGCCCGTGTCCACGTCGAGCGGTGCCCGTCGGGCCCGCTCCGTGGCGTTCGCCGTCTCGGCCGTCGGCCTCACCGCAGGCGCGCACGTGACGGCAGGCGGGGAGCCGCCGGACGTCCCGCAGCTCCTGCTGCTCGTCGCGCTCGCAGAGGGGGTGTCGGCGCGGTTCGCCGGCCGGCCCCGAAGCCCCGCCGCCACGGCCGCCGCGCTGCTCACGACCCAGGTGGTGCTGCACTTCGCGTTCGCGTTCGCCACACCGGGACACGGGGCGCATCTCGGTCCCACTCCCTCGCTCGCGATGCTCGTCGCGCACGGGCTCGCGGCCGCCGTCCTCGGTGCTCTCCTCAGCCACGGCGAGCGGCTGATCGCCCACGTCGTACGGGCTCTCCTACCGGTCGCGGTGCTGCACCCGTTCCGGGTCGTGCCGGTGACCCGGCTCCTCGTCGTCGCGCCGCGCGACGTGCCGGTCCGGCTCGGTGCGTCCCTGCACGACATCTCCGGCCGCGGGCCGCCGAGCACCTCCCTCGCGGCGCGCACCTGACCGGACACCACCGCCGGTGAGGCGCGTCGCGGCGCGCTTCACCGGCCCGGCGTCCCTGCCCGGGTCGGGTCCACGTACCGATCCGAGGGGTCACACATGTCTGCTTCCGCGCGTCCCTACCGCGGGCTGCTCCTGTTCACCGCTGCATCCGCGGCCGCGCTCGCCCTGGCCGGCTGCGCGGGCGGCCGAAGCGCCGCGGCACCAGCCGCACCGGCTGCCCCAGCGGCGTCCGCCGTGGCCGCGGCGCCCGCCGTCACCATCACCGATCCGTGGGTCAAGACCGCCGAGTCGGGGATGACGGCGGTGTTCGGCTCGTTCAGCACTTCCGCGTCCGCCCCGGTCACCGTCGTCTCCGCGAAGACGTCCGCGTCCCCGCGCACCGAGCTGCACGAGGTTGCCGCCGGCGCGGACGGGGCGATGGTGATGCGGCCGAAGGCCGACGGGTTCGTCATCGAGCCCGGCACGCCGTTCGTGCTCGCACCGGGCGGCAACCACATCATGATCATGGATTTGGCGTCCCCGATCCGGCCTGGTGACCAGGTCGAGGTCACGCTCTCCCTGTCCGACGGCTCCACGACCACGTTCAGGGCCCTGGGCAAGGAGACCAGCGGCGGCGAGGAGAAGTACGACTCAGAGGGGCACGGCGGATGAGCGCGGGCGGTCCCTCGCTCCGCCGTCGGGCCGTGCTGCTGGGTGCTGCGGCCGCCGCCGTCGGCGGAGGCACCGTGACGGCGCTGGCCGCCCGGGATGCCGAGCCGGAAGCCGGCCCGAGCGCGGCGGCGCCGATGGGTGCCGAGGGCATTGGGTTCCACGGCGTCCACCAGCCGGGCATCGACACGCTTCCGGCGCAGGCGCACGCGGTGTTCCTCGGTCTCGACCTGCGCCCGGGCACCGGACCGGCGGATGTGCGCCGGCTGATGCGGTTGCTCAGCGACGACGCAGCACGGCTGATGAGCGGGCGCCCTCCGCTCGCGGCCGAGGACCCGGAGCTCCCGGCGCTGCCGTCGCGGCTCACGGTGACCTTCGGGTTCGGGCCGGGGCTGTTCGACGCCGTCGGTCGTGGCGGGGACTGCCCCGCGGTGGTCCGGGAGCTGCCCACCTTCCCGACCGATCGGCTCGAACCGCGATGGTCCGGCGGGGACCTGCTCCTGCAGGTCTGCTCGGACGATCCGGTGCCGCTGTCGTACGCGGTGCGCCGCTTGGTCCGCGACGCCCGCAGCGTCACCTCCGTGCGCTGGATGCAGCGCGGGTTCAACCCCGCCCGCGGGTCCGAGCCGGCCGGGACGACGCCGCGCAACCTCTTCGGGCAGCGCGACGGCACCGCCAACCCGGCCGCCGGCTCCCCGGAGCTGGCCGAGGCGGTGTGGGTTCGCGACGGGCCGTCGTGGCTCGTCGGCGGCAGCATGCTCGTTCTGCGCCGGATCCGGATGGACCTCGACACGTGGGACGACTTCGGCCGCGTGGGGAAGGAGATGGCCGTCGCCCGCCGCCTCGACACCGGCGCCCCGGTGACCGGTGGCGGCGAGTTCGACGAGGTCGACCCGCTCGCGGTCGACGGGCGCGGCATGCCCGTCGTGGCGGCGAGCGCCCACGTCGCACGGGCCAAGGCGCGGACCCCGGCCGAGCGGATGCTGCGGCGCGGGTACAGCTACGACGACGGGCCGACCGCGGACGGGAAGCCGGATGCCGGGCAGCTGTTCGCCGCCTACCAGGCGGACGCGGCCACCGCATTCGTGCCGGTGCAGGCCCGCCTCGCGGAGTCCGACGTGATGAACCTGTGGGTCACCCACGTCGGGTCGGCGGCCTTCGTCATCCCGGCCGGGTGCGTCGAAGGCGAGTTCGTCGGGCAGGGACTACTCGGAGCCTGATACGGCGCCGCGGAGCCGTCCGGGGCGTGCCGTCGGGGCTGTGGCCCCCTCGGCACGCTCCGGCGCCGCCGCGCGGTGTTCGTCGCCGGCGAGCCCACACCTGCCGGGACTCGCTCGGGCCTGACCCGCCTCGTGCGGGCTCAGCGGCCCGAGACCATCGCCTCGCGGGCGATCACCGGGAGCGGGATGGGCAGCCGGTGGACCGTGACGTTCCAGTACCGGCCCTCCGGGTCGCCGGCCCGCCATGCGTTGGCCAGGCGGGTGGTGGCATCCGCATCCGCGCGGCGACGGGGCCGCGGGCGCATGCCGCACCGCCTGCGCACCTCACGGTCGAGCGCCCGCCATGCGTCATCTGCCGTGCTGTGCACGCTGACGGTGGCGGGCTCGTCCGCGTCCCCGACGAGCAGGGTGTATGCGCTCACAACCTCGAACGACACTCCTCGCCCCTTCCCGGTCCAGCGACCTGGCGACGACGTCGGCGCTGTCGAGTCAGTCAACGGCAAAGCAGGCCCGTGGGGTGTCGGTTGGCTCGTCGACGCGCCGACCGGTTCGGCGACCGGGGTCGAACGGCCGAATCGACTGTGACGCAGGACACCTCCGATCGGATGATCTGCGCGCAGGCCGTTCGCCGATTCGTTCCTATCGTCCGAGCGACACCGACGACATGTTGAACTCCGGAACCCGGACCGGCGGCATGGCCGTGCGCGTGAACCAGTCCTTCCACTCCCGCGGGATCGTGCGTTCGGTTGCGCCGACCTCGGTGGTGCGTCGCAGCACGTCGAGGGGCGAGTAGTTGAAGCGGAAGTTGTGGTCGACCTCGCCCACGACCTCCCCGTGCTCCACCAGGTAGACGCCGTCGCGGGTGAGCCCGGTGAGCAGGAGGGTGGTGGGGTCGACCTCGCGGATGTACCAGAGGCAGGTGAGCAGCAGGCCGCGCTCGGTGCGGGCGACCATGTCGGCGATCGAGTCCGCCGACCCGCCGGTGAGCAGCAGGTTCCCGCCTGCCGGTGTGAACCGCGTGCCGAACTCCGCCGCCTCGGCGCGGGAGTAGACGAGCTCACCGATCGAGCCCTCGCCGACCCACTCCGCTCTGCGGGTGGGCGCGCCGTTGTCGAAGACCGAGACGCCCTCGCCGGAGCGGGTGGCGGTGAGGAACGGCTCGTACTCCAGGCCATGAGCGGCCGGGTCGCTGGCGAGCGTGAGCGGCAGCGCGGTGAGCTTCTCCCCGACCCGTGGCCCGTCCGGGCCGGCCAGCGCGCTGCGCCCCTCCTGCGCGGGCCTGCCCTCCATCGACCAGGCGAGGTAGACCATCAGATCTGCGGCGGCGGACGGCGGCAGCAAGGTCTCGTACCGCCCGGCCGGCAGCGTGACGCGCCGGTTGCTCCAGGCCAGGCGGCGGTCGGCCTCGGCGGCCAGCGCGCGGACGTCGACGTCGGTGAAGTCGGCGGTGGACACCCCCGTCCAGGCCGACCCGTTCAGGTCCTGGGTCTTGGCGTTCAGCTCCACCGAGCCGGTGGGCTGCACCCAGCGGCTGCGGATCCCCGTGGAGGTGCCGAGCCACACCGTGGAGAGCTCATGGGAGGCGAAGCCGTACTGGCGGTGCGGCCCGGCCAGCACCTCGGCCAGACCCTCGGCGAACGGGCCGAACACCCCGATCGACGTCTCGACCGCCGGCTCGTCCCACGACGGGCCGTCGGCATCCGGCTCGACGAGCGGCGAGGCGTCCTTCGCCGGACCCGCGTCCCGCGCCGCAGCTTCGGCGGCGCGCACCAGCTCCTGCAGCTGGGCCGCTTCGGTGACCGCGACGCTCGAGCTCACCACACCGGCGGCGACGCCACCCTCGACCGCGACGAACGCGATCACCGTGGTGCGCCGGGACGTCGTGTGCCCGTTCGTCGTCATCGTCGAGTTGGCCCACCGCAGCGCCGCCTCGCTCGACTCGCGCACGAGCACGGCGCACCCGTGCAGGTGCCGCGCCGCGGCGAGGGTGCGTTCGACGACCTCCTGCGGCCGGATGACGCCGGTCATCGGCCCTCCTCCAGCGTGTTCAGCACGTTCACCCCGCGGAACCGGGCGGCCGGGCACCCGTGGCTCACCGGGGCTACCTGCCCCGGCTGGGCCTTCCCGCAGTTCATCGCCCCGTGCAGCTGCCAGGTGGACGGGCCGCCGACGGCGTCCATCGAGCCCCAGAAGTCCGTGGTGGTGGCCTGGTAGGCGACGTCGCGCAGCTGCCCGGCGAGCTTCCCGCCCTCGATGCGGTGGAAGCGCTGGCCGGTGAACTGGAAGTTGTAGCGCTGCATGTCGATCGACCAGGACTTGTCGCCCACGACGTAGATGCCGCGGTCGACGCCGGCGATCAGCTCGTCGACGCTGGTGTCCCGCGCCGGGTCCGGTCGCAGGGACACGTTCGCCATCCGCTGGATCGGCACGTGGTGCGGCGAGTCGGCGAAGGCGCACCCGTTGCTGCGGTCGAGCCCGAGGCGCGGCGCGAACGTGCGGTCGAGCTGGTAGCCCACCAGCACGCCGTCGCGGACGAGGTCCCATTCGGTGGTGGCCACGCCGTCGTCGTCGTAGCCGATGGTGGCGAGGCCGTGGGCCACCGTGCGGTCACCCGTGACGTGCATGAGCTCAGAGCCGTACCGCAGCCTGCCGAGCTGGTCGGGCGTGGCGAAGCTGGTGCCCGCGTACGCCGCCTCGTACCCGATCGCGCGGTCGTACTCGGTGGCGTGGCCGACCGACTCGTGGATGGTGAGCCACAGGTTCGTCGGGTCGATCACCAGGTCGTAGGCCCCGGCCTCGACCGATGGTGCCTTCACCTTCTCGGCGAGCAGCTCCGGGATCCGGGACAGCTCGTCGTCGAAGTCCCAGCCGGTGCCGGTGAGGTACTCCCAGCCCCGGCCGGCCGGCGGGGCGAGCGAGGCCATGGTCTCGAAGCCGCCGGCCGCGCGGTCGACGGCGGTGGCCACGACCGACGGCCCGATCCGCACCCGCTGCTGGACGGTGCTCGTGCCCGCCGTGTCGGCGTAGAACTTGTTCTCCCGGACCTGCGCGACCGCCGCGTGCACGTGGTCGACGCCGTCGGAGGCGAGCAGCCGCCCCGACCACTCCGCGAGCAGCGCGACCTTGTCCCGCACGGGCACCGCGAAGGGATCGACGTCGTACGCCGACACCCACTCGGCACCGGCGTGCACGGGCTCGTCGGTCCGCTCGACCCGTTCGACGGCCACCGGCGCGAGCGTGCGCGCCACGTCGACGGCCCGCTCCGCGGTGGAGGCGGCGCGCTCCGGGGTGAGCTCGACGTGCGAGGCGAAGCCCCACACGCCGTCGACGATCACCCGCACCGCGAGGCCGACGGTGGTGGTGTCGCTCACGCCGGTGACCGAGCCGTCCCGCAGGTCGATCCCCTGCGACTGGATCCGCTCGACGCGCAGGTCGGCGTGCTGCGCACCGAGCTCGCGTGCCCGACCCAGCGCGGCGTCGGCCAGCGCGGACAGCGGGAGCGCGCGGAACTCCGGGTCGATGCGATCGGTGGCCACCCCACCAACTTACTGATCTCCCGCGTCGTCGGGCTCCGAGAACCAGGCGCCCACCGGCTGCTCCCGGACGCCTGCGTCCGGGCCGATCCGCAGCACCTGGTCGGCGAAGCGGTCGCCGTCGAGGTCGATCGCGACCACGAGATCGATCCCGTCGACGGTGACGAGGGTGTCGGGTGTGCCGTCGCCGTCGGTGTCGAACCCCGCGCCGACGTCTGCTCCTGCCTCCGGGGCCTCCTCGGGGACCCGGCCCGGCTCATCCACGGCTGCCGGCCCGCTCGGGCGCGAGCGCCGCCAGCTCGCGGTCGACCGCGGCGCGCCTGCGCAGCACCGCGGCGTCCAGGGCGGCTGAGACACCGGGTTCGAGCTCGACCAGCCTGCGGTCCAGGTCGGCCTCGATCGCGGCGGCCCCCGCCACGACGACCTGCTCGACCCTGCGGCGCAGGCGCTCCCGTTCGGCCGCGAGCCGCCGGGAGCGGGCGGCGACGACGAGCGCGGTGAGCCCGACTCCAACGGCGAGCGGCGCGAGCGCCGGACCACCGAGCGCCGGCAGGCCGACGAGCGGCAGCGCGGCGAGCGGGAACAGGGCGAGCCGCCCGAGCGCAGCCCCCTCGATCACGCCGGCGATGAGTGTGGGGCTCGGCGGGGCGGGTTCCGGCGGCGGCGGTGGGCCGGGCGCCCGCGGCACGGGCAGGCGGAGCCAGCCCGGTGCCATGGTCAGCCCGCGCTCGGTGGCGATGCGGCGCAGCGGTGGGCCCAGCTCGACCGCCCAGCGGGCAGCGGTGGCAGCCGCGATCCCGTCGACGGCGGCCGTGACGTGGTCGGGCAACCGGTCGCGGGCGACGCGGTCACCCCGGCGGATGTGCTCTGCCGCCTCGCGGCGCAGGGCGGCGAGCGATGCGGACGCGTGACCCGCCGCCGCGAGCCTGCTCAGGGCGAGGCAGCTGCGCAGCTCACCTCGGTGGCCGCCGGCGAGCCGCTCCCGCAGCTCGCGCAGCTCGCGGCGACGGGCCTGCACGGCTTCGGCGTAGCGGTCGGGCATACGACGCAGGCTCGCAGGCGCCCGCCCCGCTGGGGCCGGATCGGGCGAGAACGTGTGCGAGCGTGAACGGTCGGGGGCCCCGCGGTTCAGGGGCCGCAGTCGATCCGGACGCGGTGCTCGGTGAACCGGTCGATCCACGCCGACTTGACCGTGCGCAGCGGGAAGCGGTTGAGCCGGTACACCACCCCGCGACCGCCGCGGTCGACGGTGACGAGGTGCGCCTGCTCGAGGATCTCGAGGTGCTTGACCGCGGCCTGCCGGGAGACGTTCAGGCCCGCGGTGAGCTGGGCCTGACGCTGGCCGTCCTCGTCGAGCAACCGGTCGAGGAGCCTGCGTCGTGTCACGTCGCTAAGCGCGAAGAAGACGCGGCTCGCCTGCCCCGTGGTACCCAGCTCGGTCTCGGTATCCACCTACACCCCTGCCTCGGTAGCGCCGTCGCCGAGGCTATAGATCGTTCAACGATCTGACAAGACAGCAATCCCCTACTTCGCCTCCGCTTCGGCGTTGGCCACGAGTCGCGCGTACCGCGTGCCCGCCGCCAGCAGCACGAGGCCCGCACCGAGGAACGCCGCCACGCGCGCCAGGCCGTCGAGCGCGACCAGGTCGAACAGCACGAGCTTCAACACGGCGGACGCGACCAGCACCATCCCGGCGATCCGCAGCGCCGGCCGGTGGATGCCCCTGGCGAGCAGCACGAGCGCCAGCACCGTCCACGAGACGGTGACGAGCGCGTGCCCCGCGGTGAACCCGGTGCGGTCGTCCGACACGAGCAGGGCGAGCGTGACCACGAGCGACGTCGCCCCGTAGAGGCCCACGACGCCGGCCGGCACCCACATCGGGGCGGAGGCCGGATCCGCGCGCACCAGCCCGACCCGCGCGCCTGCCACCAGCACCGCCACCGCGAACACCAGTACCAGCGCGGACACCGCGGCCCCGGTGACGAGCGATCCGGCGTAGGCGGAGGAGGGGAACCGGACGAGGCGCTCGAGCGGCGCGTCGCGGCCGAGCGCGATCAGCACCGCGACCACGCCGTACGCCGTGCCGACCGCGAGCGGCAGGCGGGCCCGCAGCTGGGCGGCCAGCACCGAGGCGACGATCGCCTGCCCGAGCAGCAGGACGGTGGCCGTGGATCCGTCGAACGCGACGAGGGTGGCCTGGAACAGCGCCACCGCGGCCGCGGCGACGGCCACCACCCTGACCGTCCTCACCCGCCCCGCCGGCTCCGCAGGCTCCGCCGGCTTCCATCCCCCGATGCGCGCGGTGCCCGGTACCGCCGCGAAGGCGCCGAGCGCCACAACCGCGACCGCGGCGAGCGCGGCACCTTCCCATCCGCCCCACGCGAGCGACGTCATCAGCACCGGCGCCGGCGCGGCGGCCACGAGCGCTCCCACCGCACGGGCCGACAGCACCCGGGCCGCCGGCAGTGCGGTGGCGAGCCCCGCGACGAGCGCGCCGATGGCGACGGCGACGGTGGGCACGCGCTCGCTCGCCTCCGCCAGGCCCCCCACGGCCGCTCCGTACAGCGCCGGGCCGGCCGCGGCCACGAGCGCGAGCACGGGCCAGCGGCGTCGCAGCACGACAGGGAGCGCCGCGAGCTGCAGCGCCAGCACGAGCGCGACCAGCAGCCAGCTCCACACGAGGAAGGGCGCCAGCGCCGCCGCACCGACCACCACGCCGCAGCCGAGCAGCTGCGCCCGCCACCGGTCGGCGAGCCCCAGCCCGCCCGCGGCGACCCCCAGCGCCACCAGCAGCGCGGGCCCGGGCGCCAGGAACTCGTACAGCTCGGTGGCGGCGGCGACGGTGAGGTAGAGCGTCGCGAAGCCGGTGCCGGCCAGCGCGAGCGCACCGACCCGGGCGTCCGGCCTCCGGTGCAGGCGCAGCGCGAGACCGATCAGCGCGACGCCGAGCACCGCGCCGCTCGTCACGCGCCCCACCGGCCCGAACCACCCCCGGGACGCGGCGAGCGCGAGCAGCAGGACGACGCCGAGCAGCGTCACCCCGCCACCCGTCCAGGCGAGCACGCGCGCGCCCGACATCTGCGAGCGTGGCGCCCGCGGACCGCCCCCGGGGCCCGCGGGCGCCTGCTCCGGCCCGTCCGTCCCCGGCGGACGGGGCCGTTCATGGGCAACCGGCCATCCCTGGGCGACCGGCACAGCGCCTGCGGGCGTCCCGGGGATCCCCTCAGTCCCCGGAACACCCGCCCCGGCCGCACCGGCGGCACGTAGCCGCAGCAACTCGGCGCCCAGCCAGTCGAGCCGCCTGCCCAGCAGGTTCAGCTCGGACGCCAGCGCCACGTACGGATCGGTGCCCATGCCGGAATCATTCGCGCTCCACACACCCCGCGAGCTCCGTAGCGCTACCTGTTGAAGATCACCAAACGATAACGGCGGCTGAGGACGGGACAGGCGGCCTCAGATGGGGTACGAGCCGGACGGGCACAGTGATCGAGAAGGACCGCTCCCCCCGGCGACACCCGCCCGAGTGACGAGGTCGCGCTGGGTGCCGACCGCGCCGCGCGGGGGCCGGCGCGGCCCACTCTCCGGAGCGATTCGAGGAAGGAGGCAACCCCCCAGCGCTCCCGTGCGTCACAAGAACGTGACCTCGGTCCAGCGCACAGCGATGAGCTACCGGAGCGGTTGCCCGGACGGGCGACCTGCTCCCCGTCACCCGCAACCGGCGCGGGACGGCTTCGTTGTCCCG from Pseudonocardia cypriaca encodes:
- a CDS encoding metallopeptidase TldD-related protein, with product MTGVIRPQEVVERTLAAARHLHGCAVLVRESSEAALRWANSTMTTNGHTTSRRTTVIAFVAVEGGVAAGVVSSSVAVTEAAQLQELVRAAEAAARDAGPAKDASPLVEPDADGPSWDEPAVETSIGVFGPFAEGLAEVLAGPHRQYGFASHELSTVWLGTSTGIRSRWVQPTGSVELNAKTQDLNGSAWTGVSTADFTDVDVRALAAEADRRLAWSNRRVTLPAGRYETLLPPSAAADLMVYLAWSMEGRPAQEGRSALAGPDGPRVGEKLTALPLTLASDPAAHGLEYEPFLTATRSGEGVSVFDNGAPTRRAEWVGEGSIGELVYSRAEAAEFGTRFTPAGGNLLLTGGSADSIADMVARTERGLLLTCLWYIREVDPTTLLLTGLTRDGVYLVEHGEVVGEVDHNFRFNYSPLDVLRRTTEVGATERTIPREWKDWFTRTAMPPVRVPEFNMSSVSLGR
- a CDS encoding MFS transporter, whose product is MTVTAHRPAPPARAGRREWAALAVLLLPTLLVTIDNTVLGFALPAISAALAPSATQLLWVVDVYPLVLAGLLVTMGTLGDRVGRRRTLMVGVAGFGAVSLVAAFATDATHLVAARALLGFFGAMLMPATLALLRTLFLDRAQRRLAVAIWATGFAAGSALGPIVGGLLLEHFWWGSVFLVNVPVMLVLLVLAPVLLPESRMPNPGRLDPLGVLLSLLAMAPAVLAVKLVAHDGFTPVAALALLVAAGSGVLFVRRAEARRAAGEEPLLDVTLFASPVLRLSALANATTMFALTGLLFFSAQYLVLVQGLTPMSAGLVLLPGFVVTMLAGLAASQLGRRFPLRALVPTGLLLAASGYLLCTLLGTGPSMAVLLAASVLVGAGIGLSETITNDAILSAAPPDRAGAASAVSETAYEIGAVLGTAVLGSVLSAVYRAGVEVPSSVGPTYAAAAHETLGGAVGVVQRLTGTPAAELLSSARAAFTDAVGVTALTGATVCVLVALTVFTGLARRR
- a CDS encoding TldD/PmbA family protein, which codes for MATDRIDPEFRALPLSALADAALGRARELGAQHADLRVERIQSQGIDLRDGSVTGVSDTTTVGLAVRVIVDGVWGFASHVELTPERAASTAERAVDVARTLAPVAVERVERTDEPVHAGAEWVSAYDVDPFAVPVRDKVALLAEWSGRLLASDGVDHVHAAVAQVRENKFYADTAGTSTVQQRVRIGPSVVATAVDRAAGGFETMASLAPPAGRGWEYLTGTGWDFDDELSRIPELLAEKVKAPSVEAGAYDLVIDPTNLWLTIHESVGHATEYDRAIGYEAAYAGTSFATPDQLGRLRYGSELMHVTGDRTVAHGLATIGYDDDGVATTEWDLVRDGVLVGYQLDRTFAPRLGLDRSNGCAFADSPHHVPIQRMANVSLRPDPARDTSVDELIAGVDRGIYVVGDKSWSIDMQRYNFQFTGQRFHRIEGGKLAGQLRDVAYQATTTDFWGSMDAVGGPSTWQLHGAMNCGKAQPGQVAPVSHGCPAARFRGVNVLNTLEEGR
- a CDS encoding DUF2339 domain-containing protein; translated protein: MGTDPYVALASELNLLGRRLDWLGAELLRLRAAGAAGAGVPGTEGIPGTPAGAVPVAQGWPVAHERPRPPGTDGPEQAPAGPGGGPRAPRSQMSGARVLAWTGGGVTLLGVVLLLALAASRGWFGPVGRVTSGAVLGVALIGLALRLHRRPDARVGALALAGTGFATLYLTVAAATELYEFLAPGPALLVALGVAAGGLGLADRWRAQLLGCGVVVGAAALAPFLVWSWLLVALVLALQLAALPVVLRRRWPVLALVAAAGPALYGAAVGGLAEASERVPTVAVAIGALVAGLATALPAARVLSARAVGALVAAAPAPVLMTSLAWGGWEGAALAAVAVVALGAFAAVPGTARIGGWKPAEPAEPAGRVRTVRVVAVAAAAVALFQATLVAFDGSTATVLLLGQAIVASVLAAQLRARLPLAVGTAYGVVAVLIALGRDAPLERLVRFPSSAYAGSLVTGAAVSALVLVFAVAVLVAGARVGLVRADPASAPMWVPAGVVGLYGATSLVVTLALLVSDDRTGFTAGHALVTVSWTVLALVLLARGIHRPALRIAGMVLVASAVLKLVLFDLVALDGLARVAAFLGAGLVLLAAGTRYARLVANAEAEAK
- a CDS encoding ArsR/SmtB family transcription factor, with protein sequence MDTETELGTTGQASRVFFALSDVTRRRLLDRLLDEDGQRQAQLTAGLNVSRQAAVKHLEILEQAHLVTVDRGGRGVVYRLNRFPLRTVKSAWIDRFTEHRVRIDCGP
- a CDS encoding copper chaperone PCu(A)C codes for the protein MSASARPYRGLLLFTAASAAALALAGCAGGRSAAAPAAPAAPAASAVAAAPAVTITDPWVKTAESGMTAVFGSFSTSASAPVTVVSAKTSASPRTELHEVAAGADGAMVMRPKADGFVIEPGTPFVLAPGGNHIMIMDLASPIRPGDQVEVTLSLSDGSTTTFRALGKETSGGEEKYDSEGHGG
- a CDS encoding TetR/AcrR family transcriptional regulator; translation: MPSARDRVLDAYETLLIEHGGAAVTLDAVAAAAGVSKGGLLYHFASKEALAAGLLDRLRDRSAADAEAIRNAPDGAVAYYVRTSAPGGAAPGGLTRTYLAVLRLADSTTAGQAVRDALARVDADGFAALLDELHDPVLAWLAQLVGDGLYLRTLTGTPLPPDLSVDDLLARMRQYAPPPA
- a CDS encoding Dyp-type peroxidase; translated protein: MSAGGPSLRRRAVLLGAAAAAVGGGTVTALAARDAEPEAGPSAAAPMGAEGIGFHGVHQPGIDTLPAQAHAVFLGLDLRPGTGPADVRRLMRLLSDDAARLMSGRPPLAAEDPELPALPSRLTVTFGFGPGLFDAVGRGGDCPAVVRELPTFPTDRLEPRWSGGDLLLQVCSDDPVPLSYAVRRLVRDARSVTSVRWMQRGFNPARGSEPAGTTPRNLFGQRDGTANPAAGSPELAEAVWVRDGPSWLVGGSMLVLRRIRMDLDTWDDFGRVGKEMAVARRLDTGAPVTGGGEFDEVDPLAVDGRGMPVVAASAHVARAKARTPAERMLRRGYSYDDGPTADGKPDAGQLFAAYQADAATAFVPVQARLAESDVMNLWVTHVGSAAFVIPAGCVEGEFVGQGLLGA